The genomic segment CTATGGAAAAGTAACCAAGAACACCAATCCGCTCGGACCGGGTAACGTGCTTGTGTTTGCCGTTGGGCCGTATCAAGCAGCGAATGTTGCTGGGTCTGGAAAGTGCAGTGCTTCAGCTAAGTCGCCACTAACGGGGT from the Dehalococcoidales bacterium genome contains:
- a CDS encoding aldehyde ferredoxin oxidoreductase N-terminal domain-containing protein, giving the protein MLKGGYWGNILFVDLSRGETSVGTFDDGFARKYLGGVGLASRIIYGKVTKNTNPLGPGNVLVFAVGPYQAANVAGSGKCSASAKSPLTG